CTGTGTGTCAAACCCTCTTCAGGACACTAGGGGGCATAGATATGACTGGGACCCAGTCTCCCTGCTTTCCAGGTACTCCCAGCCAGGTGGGGAAGACTGCAGGTCGATAGGAGCTGACTTTATAATGTGATAACAGCACAGTGTCCTCCTAGACAAGGGTCAGAAACATCACAGGACAGGGAGCTGCCTGccgtggtggggaggggcagcagaGACTTCAGAGCTGGACTGGGAGGTTGGACATCTGGCTCTAGGACCTGGActgttttctgtttcctctgctgggcccagtgtCCCCATCTGTTCAATTGGGATGGGTTAGATGGCTCTCCAACATCCTTTTTGGTTCTAGAATCCAAAGGGAACAGATGCCTTCACCTGGCCTGTACAATTGCCTCACCAGGAAAGAAAGTCATCTCCTGGCAGGAATCTGCAGCTGGCAGCTTCACAAGCTTCTGGGAAGTGtgtggtgggagtgctgggtgtgCGTGGTAGGGACGCTAGTTGTTGACTTGAGATTCTCACCAGTACTTGAACAAGTACAGTTCAAGAATTggaatctttttctctctttccccaagGTTTCTCCTACAGCAGCAATCTGAGCAGCACGAGACTCTGGTCTTGTTTGTACCTGGGATAGGAAGACCCACTCTTTTATAGGAGGCCCCCTGCTCTCTGGGAAGCCTAGTTCTAATTAAGTTCAGCCATTAATTGGCTGTGTGGCCTTGTATAAGTCTATTACCCAAGGTCACAATCTTATCTCTCCAGCAGCAGCCAAAGGTGGCTCTGAATTAGTTTTCTAAGCCTGTTGGTGGGCAGCACCTAGAGTCTCCCTGCGGGTTTCGGCAGTGGCCTGTGAGCAGAGTGGTTCTAGGGAAGGCCTTGGCCCAGGAGAAAGGAAGGTGCAGCCACTGCTCTCTCCATGGCTGGAAAGTCTGATTCAGGAGGCTCCAAACTGCCCATAGTCCTTGGGTGTGGCAGTATCTGGGGATTGTCTGCCAAGCTGGCTATAGTCACACACCTGGGAAAGAGACAACAGCCTCTGGCTGGCTGACACAGCCAGCTCCATGGCCTGACGCAGGCGATTTAACAAGGGCACTGCTACCTATTCACCAAGCCAGATGCCATGCCCTGGGGTGGGTATCAGACTGGGAGCCGGAGGTGGCACTGAGTAAAGCTTAGTCAGCTCTAATGGTACTTGGGGAGGGGGCTGCCCTGCTCTGCAGGTCTGACCAGGGTCCTTGGTACAAGGTCTTTGGCCCATTTCTCTCCTTGGCCTACATGGATACAACTGCCAGGGTGATGTTTAGAAGTCCCAAAGGCTGGACTGCATCAGCTGGCTCTTTACCTCCAGCCTCCCCTGTCTGTATGGCCACGGCATTTCCCAACCCCAACCCCCACTTTCCTGCTCCCCACTACTCTGGCTCTAGGTTTCAGTGACTGGGAGCTTTGGCCTCACTTTGAAATTTTGAGAGGGAGGAAGGATTAGAACCCTAGTTTCTGGTCTCTGCTCCCTCCAAACCCTGGAGTGGTAACATAGTAGAAAGAGGATAGACTTTGGAGTCACTCACACCTGGATTTGAAGGCACCTCTGCATGATCTTGGGCAGGTAACTTCATACctgtgagcctcagtgtcccATCTCTAACTTGGAGATCATAAAGACCTACCTCTATAGATTCTGGTGAGGGGGTTCAGTGCCTGGCACTCAATAGATGCTTAATCAATACTGCTCTCCTTCTCCCCCAGCTGTCTCCTTACCCCTACAAGTTTCTGATGGCCAATTGCTTGCCCCCCGTCGCCATGACAATAACTTCCCCTAGTAAAGATTCTCCTCCTAGTAAAGGCTCCCTCCCGGAAGCCTTCCTGGAGGGAGCCACCCACCTCAGATTGCCCCACTGCGGCTTGCCTCCTCAGCACTTAGATGCATTCTTTGTAGTAATTCCCTGGGAGGCAAGGAGGGCAGCCCCTCCACAGGTGTGCTGACTTGGCAGCAAGGGTTGCAGAATCACTCAAGTAGGAATGCTGCCTGGTCACTTTCAGGACAGTGTGTGAAGTACTCTAGGTTGCTGAGAAAACTGAGTGTTCCAGCCcagctcctctcttctccccacctGGCCTTAAGCCCGGGAAGATGCCTCTGGCTAGAGGAGCATGTTCAAGATGACTTCAGGCTTACCTGTCATCTCCTGTGTCAGCAGATGGAATCTGCTACAACTCTTCCCACTGGGTTTGGGAGGGTTCCCAAGATCTTGACCCACCCCCTCTTCCAAAAGTGGAAGAGTTCTGGGTTTTAACTTCCAGCCCTGCCATTTCTGAATGGCTTCCCCTCTGAGCCCTAGATATTTCACCactgtaagcctcagtttcctcatctgtaaaatgagtataaTATTTGCCTCATTTGTAAATATGTCCTTATAAATGTGAATTAAGATGAATGTCTCAGAGTCAAAAGAGCATGCATGGGTTTGAAAATCCAACTGACCTGAGTTCTAGTCTCAGCCTGGCTACTCTGACCTTGGACctgtttcttaacctctctgtgcctcaggtcCCCCATCTATAAATTGGGATAATAATACTCAAACatagaattagcctgaccaggcagtggcacagtggatagagcatctgactgaggtgcggaggacccaggttcgagaccccgaggtcgccagcttgagcacaggctcatctggcttgagcaaaagctcaccagcttgaacccaaggactctggctagagcaaggggttactcggtctgctgaaggcccatggtcaaggcacatatgagaaagcaatcaatgaacaactaaggtgtcgcaacgaaaaactaatgattgatgcttctgatctctctgttcctgtctgtccctatctatccctctctctgactctctctctgtctctgtaaaaaaacaaaacaaaaacaaaaaaaccaacaacaaaaaaaacccccatagAATTATTGTGAGGAATAATGTAGTAATGCATATGAACTGACAATTACATTCCTAACACATTTGAACAGTTAGCATCATGCCTGACACAACACTAAGTGCTTTACTTGCAGTTTTAGAGAAGGAGAATAGCCTAGTGGTTGAGACATGGACTCTGTCTGAATTTAATTCCCAGTTCTGCATTCATTAGCtgggtaaccttgggcaagttacttcacccCTCTGTGCTTCCATTCCCTATAAGTAAAGTTGAGATAatatagtacctacctcatagggttatCGCAAGAATAATGTGATTTTATATCCTAAGGTATAAAATGCTTAGATCAGTACCTGGCTTTTAGTAAATTCTATGCTTGTGTTTGTTATCATTATTGCTGTTCTTTCTGAGGCTTTCCTTCAAACAGGCCTTTTTCTGCCTTAGAAAATCAAGGCTTAGATAGTTAAATGTCTTTCCAAAGGCGTGACAGCTGAAAAGTGGTCAACTGTGATTGAAGTTATTGTCACTATTACGCGGAAGCCCATAGAGAGCGCTGGGGTCCAGGTTTCtgacccctctcctttctgccaTCCCCTCGGCAGGTTGTCCGCAGCAGCCTAGAGGAACGAGGACTGCGCGTGCACGGTGTGCGGCTGCATGGCTCGGCCGCCAGTCACGTGCTGCACCCCGAGAATGGCCTGGGCTATAAGGACCTGGACCTCGTGTTCCGTGTGGACCTGCGTAGCGAAGCATCCTTCCAGCTGACCAAGGAGGTGGTGCTGGCCTGCCTGCTGGACTTCCTGCCAGCCGGTGTGAGCCGGGCCAAGATCACGCCGCTGACACTCAAGGAGGCATATGTGCAGAAGCTGGTGAAAGTATGCACAGACACGGACCGCTGGAGCCTCATCTCGCTGTCCAACAAGAGTGGCAAGAACGTGGAGCTGAAATTTGTGGACTCAGTCAGGCGCCAGTATGAATTCAGCGTTGACTCCTTCCAGATCATCCTGGACTCGCTGCTGCTCTTTAGCCAGTGCTCCTCCAAGCCCATGTCTGAGGCCTTCCATCCAACTGTGACAGGGGAGAGCCTGTACGGGGACTTCAACGAAGCCCTGCGGCACCTGCGGCACAGGGTCATCGCCACGCGCAGCCCCGAAGAGATCCGTGGGGGTGGCCTCCTCAAGTACTGCCACCTCCTGGTGCGTGGCTTCCGGCCGCAGCCCAGCACCGACGTGTGCGCCCTGCAGCGCTACATGTGCTCCCGCTTCTTCATCGACTTCCCAGACCTGGGGGAGCAGCAGCGCACGCTGGAGCGCTACCTGGAGGCCCACTTCAGCGGAGCCGACTCGGCCCGCCGCTACGCCTGCCTCGTGACGCTGCACCAGGTCGTCAACAAGAGCACCGTGTGCCTTATGAACCATGAGCGCCGCCAGACGCTGGACCTCATCGCCACCATGGCGCTCCAGGCGCTGGCTGAGCAGGGTCCAGCTGCCGCGGCTGCTCTGGCCTGGCGCCCTCCAGGTCCCAACGGGGTTGTGCCTGCCACTGTTAACTACTATGTGACCCCTGTGCAGCCTCTGCTGGCCCCGGCTCACTCCTGCTATCCCACCTGGCTGCCTTGTAAGTGACTCGGACCTTGGCCAGGAACAACTGGGCCTCCCCAGATGGAGTGGGGCCTCTGGAAGTGTTTGGAGGGCATGACCAGGGCCAGGTGGCCCAGCGCTGCTGCAGCGTGGGGCCTTCAACTGAACAGACCAGACTCCCTGAGTGAGGCTGCTGTGGGCTTAAGGCCAATCCAGGGTTCTTGGCTGACGGACCCTTTGCTTATTGCGGCACACTTTTAGGCCAGCATGATTGAGGGGTGCAGGAACTGTATGTCTTGGGGATTAATTGCCTTTAGAAGACAAAGCAGTATGGGGTGGTAGCCTCCATGTCCAAAATCTTAGGTTGATTTCTGTGACCTAGAAAGGGTCTTTTTGGCTCGGGCCAGCCTACAGTAAGCCCAGCAGCCTCCCAGGGCCTACATCCTACACAACGGCTAAAATATTATGGGAACTAGTCACTTTGGGTCCAGCTGGGCCACTCACAGAGCCTGGTGGTCCAACCTCGCTAATCactggggagagggaaagagaggcatGAAGCAGACCCCGGAGAGGGATATGTTTGGCCCAGTCCCCTAACGCCCCTGACCTGAGCTATTAAGGTGTGTGGTGGACAGGAACCAAGTGGCCTGCAGTGGGACACAGCCCATGGACCCTTTCAGGCTGTTGCTCACTTTCCACATGTAATGAGGAACCCCTCTGCCTGGGAGATTGTTCTTAGGAAGGTATGGGGCCCAAAGTGGCCACAGTCAAGTGCTCCCATCCCACTGGTTACAGGGTCCTCACTTAGGGGAGGAGAGCCATGCCCCGCCTCCTGTTACTATTTTGCACTCTTAACACCTGCCAATAAAAATTGTCTACACTGAGCCTAGTACCATTTTTTCTCCTGGGAGAAGGACCTTCCATGGCTGTGGGGACTATGGCTGCCTCCCCCTGCTTAAGTCTGGTTTATATAGTGGGAGGTGACATTGGGGACTGGGTGTCTGAGTCCTGGGTTGTGGCTGGGGGGAATGCCCCTTGTTCCCTCAACACCAGCCCCAGCCTGAAAACTGTGCTAGAAGCTTGTGTCTACACATGGGACTTGCACCTGAACATTGCCTCAGCAAGTCTCTTGTTCAAGAGTAaatattccaggccctggctggttgtcctgggttcaatccccagttagggcacacatgagaagtaaccatctgcttctcttcccttccctctccctctactctctttcttcccctcttgtagccagtggctggagcatcagccccaggtgctgaggatagctcggttggtttgagcatctgcACCAGATGGGAgtttggatcccggttgggacgcatgtgggaatctgtgtcaccatcttcccttctctcacttaaaaacaaaaaaaagagtaaatatttcaGTGTTTTCTACCCAGAGTCCTAATGATCCTGGACCTGGCCTCACACTGTGCTGTTCAGGGCTACTTGACCCCATCTCTGCCCATTCTACCTTCCCAGGAACAAGCTGGGTGAATCCTGACTGGAGATCTCTCTAGTAGTGGCAGCTAAGACTGGGGGACTTCCAGGGTCCCCCAGAGCCAGAGCCCAGGTTTGGCCTATCTTGGAGTGGTTCCCTCATTCCCCTGGCTCCCTCTGCCACTCCAGGTGTTCATGGGCATATaactgggggggagggaggggttacCAGGCTGCCTGGGAGTGAATGTCAAGCTCTCTGGGAGCTGTTTCCTCAGGGCATCAGCCAGTCATGGTCCTGGACGCTTCCAGCTGTTTACCCAGCCTCTTTGATCAAGGATTGCAAAGCCCTTAACATATTCAGCCTCATTATTGGCCTCTGAAGTGGTGCCTTTGATGGCTTCAGCCagggtgaagaaaaaaaaagccactgagGAGGTTCCAGGTCACCTGGGTGAATACAGACACCTCACCTGCTCAATGTCTCTGTTGGGCTCAAAATGGCTAGAAGGGTGAGTGGAAAGGCTTTCTTTGCTTGGTGACTAAAAATAGCCTCCACCTTCACTTTGACCATGCCCACCCAGCTAGGGTCCTGGGAAGGACTAAATTTGTCCTTGCTCCTGATTTGGGCACATAGGGGATACTCAGTATAAGCACACAGACTTAGCTTGTTAGGGTGGGGTCCGGGCTTCACCTGGATAGGCTTGTTTCAGAGAATGAGAAAGTCGGGACCCCATGGCATTTATGTGTGTATGCCTGCACTCAGGCCTCGGTGAGCCAGCTCTGCCTCTAGTGGTTGGGAACATGTCAGTAAACCCAAGACCAAGATCCTTGCCCtctagaaaattacattttaatggggtagacagaaaataaactaaattataGTCTTAGAAGGTCAGCAATGCTCAAAAATATACATAGCAGGGTAAAGGATTGGAATAGCTGGAGTTTGCAAATTTGACAAgaagtcaggcctgaccaggcagtggcgcagtggatagagcattggactggatcgcagaggacccaggttcaaaaccctaaggttgcccacttgagcaggggttcaccagcttgagcatggggtcactggcttgagcttgggatgatgatcatgaccccatggtcgctggcttgagcccaaagattgctggcgtgaagcccaaggtcactggcttgagcaaggggtcactcactctgctgtcgccccctggtcaagacacatatgcaaaagcaatcaatgaacaactcagatgccacaacaaagaattgatgcttctcatctctctcccatcctgtctgtccctatctgtccttctttctgtctctctgtctctgtcacaaagaaaaaaaaaggtcagggtGGACCTCATCAAAAGTGTGACATTTGATTGCACAGTTAAAGTAGTGGGAAGCAAGCCATGCAGATGTCTGGAGAAAGAGTGCCCAGACAGAGGGAACTTGCTGATAACGTACACAGTCTCCCAGCAGGCGTGTCTGGGGAGGGCGTGTGCACCTGAGGGTGTCTGGCTGGCTTTGTGCAGGTGCATGTACTCACCGGTGTCCATGTGCAATCCGCATGGGTGTGAGAAGCAGGAGAGAATGAGATAGGAGTTCCCAGTAACAGCTACCATTTCTAGCGTGCTTTTTTCCAGGCCAAAACTATGCTAAGGTCTTCCCAATCGATacatctcatttcatcttcacaactcCACAGAGAAGACAAGATTATCTCTATGTTACAGACCAGGAAACTAATGCCAGAGCGATGAGAGAAGTTTGTCTGACTCCAAAGACATTGCTGTTAACCCCTGCATCATCCTGGCCCTACATTCTGATTTCCCATGGATGAGTGTGACAGAATGTCTCCTGTTCATACATGTGACAGGGCATGTTGGCAAGTAACAGAGTGAGTTTGTATTTCTGTGACATTTACCATTTTATGTATGACTATGGCAGACTGTAGCACTGTGACAAgatgtccattttattttattttttaattgatgttagagaagggagagaaaaagaaagattagtttgctgttccacccattcatgcatttattggttgattcttttatatgtgccttgactgggatcaaatctgcaaaCTAGGTGTattgggacgacgctctaacctgagctacctggccagggtaagATGTACATTTTCTTGATGAACATGTGACAACAGTCATGACTTGTGACTATTTCAGAGGCCTGTGATGACAACAGCCGTGCCTGTGGGTATGTTTGGGGGTATGTGAAAAACACTGACTCAGTGGCTGGCATTGTTCTCTGTGGACAATTCCTACAGCCATCTAAGATGCCAGGACAGGCAGGAATCAAGAACTGGaaatcagcctgatcaggcggtggcacagtggacagagtatcggactgggacacagaggacccaggttcgaaaccccgaggtccttggcttgagtgcgggctcatctggcttgagtgtggggtctctggcttaagcttgggatcatagacatgaccccaaggtcactggcttaagcccaaggttgctggcttgagcaaggggtcacttgctctgctgtagccctctagtcaaggcacatatgagaaagcaatcactgaacaactaaagtgccacaacaaagacttgatgcttctcatctctctcccttcctgtctgtctgtccctatctgtccctctctctgtctcttctctgttgcaaaaaaaaaaaaaaaaagttaagaactgtaaatcagagactaagagacatggacaggagtggggtggttacggggggtggggggagggaaggagggagagggggagggggaggggtacaaagaaaactggatagagggtgacggaggacgatttctctttgggtgatgggtatgcaacagaactaaatgacaagataacctggaaatgttttctttgaatatatgtaccctgatttattgatgtcaccccattaaaataaaaatttatttataaaaaaaaaagaactgtaaatCAGCAAactagagaggggaagggtgagggaAAGCCCCCATTCCCCAACTTCACCTGTTCTCCAAGCAACAGTCCACCCACCCCTTACGACCACAGCAGATGGCGGGACTTGAGAGTGGGAAAGAAGCATCACTGTAAACATTAGGGAACAGGAGATCTGCCCCCCAGGCAGTTACAGATGTTGGCCCCACCAGTCCCACTTTCTACCTTTctccctgctctgtgccctgggGAGGATGATCTGCAGGGACTATGCCTCAGTGACTCCCTTGTTCCGGCCTTCCTGTTGGGTTTGGCCAATGATAGGCCCCAGCAGGAAATTGGAGAATGGGGCGCTTATTCCCCTGCTCCCGCCCAGCAGGTTGTCATGGTTGGCTACATCTGTCCAGCAAAGGCCAGTGCTCCATCAGGGACCTTCTTCACACTGCTGtactgccctcccctcccctctcccctttagGCCCAGGAGTTATAAAAGCTTCCCACTCTTGCTATCCCCTGTGAGCTACACTATCCTTTGTTAGTTTCTTAAGCCCACATCTTTggaaataattcctttttttttttttttaatttttaattttagagagaaacaccaacttgttgttccacttatttatggatccattggttgatttctgtatgtaccctgaccagggatcaaacccacaaccttggcataccagacaacactctaaccgactgagctacccagccaaggcagaATTAGTTTCTTCTAAATCTCTTCCCAGTTTGAGTGTGCCCTGCCTCCTGCTGGGACCCTGACTCATAAACAGGTCCATAAATAGTCACCAGCACAGTCATATGCTGCCATGTTATCACAAACATGCATGACCTCCCTCCCAGTCAGTCTCACATGTGCATTCCCACCTGCTAGCTTCCTCATCATAGCCTTaatcagggaagacttcctggagagGGAGGTCAAGGGAGAAATCAGTCTGCAAATCAGTCAACAGTCCCAAAATAGCCAAATGAAACTAAACAAAAGCAGCTCCAGGAACTGCCAACTTAGAGTGATGACAGATACACAAAGGAAAGGAAGCAAGGACACTTGCAAAGTAAACTTCAAAACCAAATGCATTTGTCTCGCACTATTGAAATTTATTCTTCCTGAATGTATGAATCAGGGGACTGACTCAATATACATTCATTTTGCAAAATTCTACAAGTTCTAGGTTGTATATGAGTAAATGTGGCCACTTTCCCTCTATTATAAGGATGTGCGAATAAGTGTGGTTCCTTTTCTCGTTTAAAATTTTGCTTAGAATTTTTATGTGCCCACTACATCTGAGAAAGGTGTGTCCCCCCAGGAGCCAGAGCTGATCACCTTTCTGAGGGGCCACAGGCATGCTCCCACATGGACAGGGCAAGGACAATGAATGAGGAAGACAGGGATTTCTCAAACCGGTTTCCCTCAAACAGGTCTCCCAGCTGTTAGACTGAGAAGCAATGGCAGCTACCAAGCCACGTTGTGACTTGTTTAAGaatgatgtatttttaaatgtgactTGTTTAAGAATGatgactgtatttttaaaaagaaatccttttCACTTTCACAATGGAAATGTTTGCTCCATTCTTAAATAATCTGATTGTGTCTCAGGGACCTGTAGTAACACTTCCCACTGTACAGCATAAGCTAAAGTCAAATGTGGCATACATAAGGAAATTCATAGTATAGGCAACTTCTCCAGAATCCAGCCCCTTGACTCTGTAAAGAAAGGGCTCCTGTGAAGGGAGGAGAGCTCAGAGTTGTGTACAGTCGACTGAAGAAGTCTTCCTGAAGAAAATGCTCAGGGAAGGAACAGAATCCAGGAGTTCAGATCCATAGAGTGGAGGCTCTGAGTTGCTGGGAGGAGCTGGAGAGAACAATTTCAAGAGCTTCAATTACCTCTTTCCCACAGGCACCCAGCCCCACCCGGACACTTCAGCATCTACCTTCTTTTGAGGGGCAATTATGGAGAGAAGGTGTTGGGGCAATGTTATGGAACTGGGCTCCACCGACACCCGCCCTGGAAAGGGTGAGGGCTCTGGGGTAAGCAGAGGTTCCCCTGGGCCTTTGTCCTTGGCTGGGATCCCACTGGTCTGAGCAGCTGGAATGGAATGTCCCTAGGATGAAAAGCCTGCCCCTTCCTTCACCTCTCCCCTTATGGAGTTCCCCAGGGCCcgtggtggggggagcagggggcCGTTCCAGGGATTCCTGATATGGCAATGCACTGGAGAAGCAAAGACTCGCACTGCCTGGGCACCATGACCTAGCAGCCTTCTCCTAGGCTGGGCCTATCCGCTTCATTACACATTTCTAGATCTccactatgtgctaggcacttagTGTGACTGCTCATTTAATACTCAGAAGTTATCTTCTCCCTAgttccccaaaacacacacacacacaaaactggtTCAAGAAGGTAAATTATTTGCCTAAGGTCTCCCAACTGAGAAATTCCAGGCCACGACGGAATCCCAGATCTGTCTTGTCCCAAGCCTGGGATACTTTCTGCCCCATCATGGGGCCGGtcgccctcctcctctgccatcccAGGCTCTTTGCTCTCCTTTGCACCAAACATTTCAGCCCAGGTGTGCAGGAAGGAGGCAGCCCTCCAAGGCAAGTGCAGGCCCTCAGCATTGTTGGCCTGCCCTTGCCTGAAGCCAGGTATGCTGACTCAGCCTGACTCACCTCCCCTGCCTTCCAGAGCCCAACCAGGCTGGAGAGCCAGCTTCTGGGAGTGTGCCCAAACCTTGGGAAGGGGCACCTTCTGCTACCCCTCCAGCATCTGATCATATCACTCCCAGAACTAAGGACCAGGGGTCACTGGACCCAGACATAAAGGTGAGATTCTAGAAATCCTCCCACATTCACCTGATAAGTGACAAGCCACATAGCCAAATGTTTAAGGGATCTCCCATTCATAGACTCTATGTCCTTGGTCATCTGTCCTTCCTGACCCTCGGTTTCCTCTTCTGtagaaatgggaataataacccCTATATTGCAAAATAGCTGGGAGGACTGAAACAGATAATGGGTGTAAAGtgcttaacacagtgcctggcacagtggaCACGGTTGATATATTATTTCAGAAGCAAGGATGCTCTTCCCCCATGACTCCCAGCCAGGGTGCGCCTGGCCAGGACTAATAGGGGAAGAAATGGGCTGGGGATCCCCAGCTTTCCCACAcacctcctcccctgctggctgtAAGGAGCCTCTCCTACAGCTCCGAGAAGCCTGGGCCCCTGGGCTGTTCTCTGGAGCTGGCTGTCCGGGAAGGAGCCTCCTAGAGACTGCCCACTTGCAGGCTTGGAGCACCTGAGCCAACACTTGTTGCTTCAGTCTAATCTCTAGGAGGCCGCCTTGGTCCCCAGGTGGTGGAGCAAGGGGGAGTTCTGACCATTTATCAGTGCAACAAATTTGTGAGAAGTGAAATGACTCCAAACTTTACACAAATGGTGATCACCAACAGAGGCAACCACTTTTCAGGAGTCTTTCCTCATGGACCTTCCTGCCAGGCCCAGGGACTGGCCCACCCAGGCTTCTTTTAAGACTCTTCTCTAACTAACCTCCCCTAATGGCTCTTCCGCCAGACCCTTAAAGTTCAAGGCCTAGAATGCCTTACCACAGCCAGGAAGAGGCGGGGACATTGGGAGCTCAGCAGCTCCAGGCTACACTTGTGCCCTGAGCAGCCCTACAC
The Saccopteryx bilineata isolate mSacBil1 chromosome 3, mSacBil1_pri_phased_curated, whole genome shotgun sequence DNA segment above includes these coding regions:
- the TENT5B gene encoding terminal nucleotidyltransferase 5B, producing the protein MMQLESGAEGSDRAAARVGTAAASAVATAAQAGGGPDPEASSASLGRHLSGLSWPQVKRLDALLSEPIPIHGRGNFPTLSVQPRQIVQVVRSSLEERGLRVHGVRLHGSAASHVLHPENGLGYKDLDLVFRVDLRSEASFQLTKEVVLACLLDFLPAGVSRAKITPLTLKEAYVQKLVKVCTDTDRWSLISLSNKSGKNVELKFVDSVRRQYEFSVDSFQIILDSLLLFSQCSSKPMSEAFHPTVTGESLYGDFNEALRHLRHRVIATRSPEEIRGGGLLKYCHLLVRGFRPQPSTDVCALQRYMCSRFFIDFPDLGEQQRTLERYLEAHFSGADSARRYACLVTLHQVVNKSTVCLMNHERRQTLDLIATMALQALAEQGPAAAAALAWRPPGPNGVVPATVNYYVTPVQPLLAPAHSCYPTWLPCK